A window of Nicotiana sylvestris chromosome 8, ASM39365v2, whole genome shotgun sequence genomic DNA:
TGTAGGATCTGGATGTTCAGGAAAAAAGCTAGAGCCCATTGGAGGATAAGGTGAACCTCGTGGAGTATATGTCACTCCTCCCCACTCAATATTCGAGGCAAAGTCGTTTCCTAATGCGGTGAAAATCCCTCGAGGCCAAAAACCAACTGCTGTCTGATTTGCTCCAACCAAAAGCCACCAATTTCCATTTACAACATCCTTTAGGTTTCAGAAAAAAATGTATGTTAGTATTTTAAAAATGATTCAAAAATCTAATTTAAGCAATTACTGAAAAACTTTAGACAAAAAGATACATAAATCTAATTTAAGCAATTACTGAAAAACTTTAGACAAAAAGATACATAATCTTACCCGATTGATGTACATAAAAAGCTCCCACTGTTGCTCGTCCCCTCGACGGGAAATATGTTCGAATTCAGAATCAAGATGTATGTTACTGTTTATTAATACAAAACCAGGACATAGTGTGTTGAAGCAATGTGTATTTCCAGCCTAAGAAATATTTAAAAATTCATGAACCATTATCTGTTGAGGTGAGCAACTAAGTTGAAGATACTAGTTTCATTAACACAAGGGTAGAAATCAATCAATGAAGTACTCAAGAAAACTTACTTGGAAATGTATAAAAAACTTAGTATGATTATTCCCATATAATGTTGGATCCACCTAAAACAAGAAATAGAGTTGTTATAACTATTGAGTGATAGTTCATTGGTGGAGATCCCAGAGGTATAAAATTCAATCCCCCTCCCATCCTCCCGTTCCATTTCCCTCTTCTATATCTGTCCTCTAAATATTTGAAACTATTGCAAGTAAGAAAATTGTTAAATTTTTAATATATAAGGGTTTAAACTTACTCGCCAACCAACTTGCATACTATCTGGTCCTTTTTGAATCTTCAATCGACACGCACTACTTTGTTGACCTTCAACATAAGGATTCCATATACTAGCTACCATTGCAGCTCCCACAAACTTGTTATTTGTATCACTTGGAGTATGAACAATTGCACGCTGAATATACAAGataaaaaatttcctttactcattACATAAGTTAACTTGAGATCTAAGTGTAGCTTGAGAAAAAGTGGTCAAATGATAAATCCATaacacaaaaaataaagaaaaaaaatccaattCAATTTTATATCCATGTACCCTGTATCCTCCTGTTGTCTCAAAATTTGTCTGCACAAAACAGTAAAAAAATTGTCAGATTTATACATGaaatatttttccctttttataatTTTAGGAAATGTTAACCTAAGATATTGTGTATAAATTAGTGTAACATTATCTTATATCAACCTAATTGGGCTTTGCTTTTATACATTATCTATTACTTTTGtccagactccaaaaataaagtAGTAATCAAGAAAGTAGTAAATTGGTGTAATACATTATCTTACATCTTCTGGTTGTGGCAAATGTTGTTGTCTAATAAGATCATCTTTTGTAACTCTTTTGATGGGAACGGTTCCAGAAGGACAACCTCCATTCTCTAACAATATCCTTGAAGATATATCAACAGTTGGGGCACTTGGAATTTGCTTTATCGTTGATAAAGTGGGTTTCATCTGTCAATTCAAAACTCTATTAACAACATTACATCCATATAAAGttaaatacacaaaaataaagtGTAAATACATGCCTCGGGATGATAATTGTGATTCTTCAACGCTGGATGATCAAATGCGAGTTGTTTGTAAAAATCCACACAATCGTATGTATCCTCCCATTTAGTCTGGAGCAAAATATTCTCAAGCTTTAATCTCGGTTACACTATTTAACATCGTGCTATCAAAATGTAACTTGAGTACACATAAAAATGTCGTAGAATAAAATGGTTGGTAAATAATAAACAATGCTTCATCTGTCTAGTTGAAGTATACcgagtatgttgttgttgctgcttcatCTATCTAGTACTTTATCATAAAGGAGTTATTGTGCCTTAATTTTTCTAGATAAAATGTAACGACAAATTAGTGAACATGTCAAAAATTATAATTAGAAATTTCACGATTTTCAACTACATAAAATGCGAAAAAATACCAGAATTTAACTTTATTGTTAAACATCATCATGGATTTTTTTAAATCACAAAAGTGTTATTAGCATAAAAACAATGATACAATGAAGAATTATTAATACGAATATCCCAAAATACATACCTTAATTGTTTTGACCGCTGGTTTGTTCAAAAGTTTAAGTTGCTTCTCCAAAGCTAGTTCCTCTAGTTTGGACAACTTCATTTCTCCTTGAACTCCATCATAACTCAGAAGAAAATATAGTAGCAGCAA
This region includes:
- the LOC104244444 gene encoding protein neprosin-like, giving the protein MLIPQRNVLQILLLLYFLLSYDGVQGEMKLSKLEELALEKQLKLLNKPAVKTIKTKWEDTYDCVDFYKQLAFDHPALKNHNYHPEMKPTLSTIKQIPSAPTVDISSRILLENGGCPSGTVPIKRVTKDDLIRQQHLPQPEDTNFETTGGYRRAIVHTPSDTNNKFVGAAMVASIWNPYVEGQQSSACRLKIQKGPDSMQVGWRVDPTLYGNNHTKFFIHFQAGNTHCFNTLCPGFVLINSNIHLDSEFEHISRRGDEQQWELFMYINRDVVNGNWWLLVGANQTAVGFWPRGIFTALGNDFASNIEWGGVTYTPRGSPYPPMGSSFFPEHPDPTLDAYCRGLVVLDNKGETINANNTPIFLDSPILYRIIDKPNWGPGQFPHYVFYGGPETKYPPL